The Methylomusa anaerophila genome has a segment encoding these proteins:
- a CDS encoding tripartite tricarboxylate transporter substrate binding protein — translation MKDTPVITEKKYPDGPITIIVPTGPGGSPDLMARAMEKAAMKYLGYPLVVKNIPGGAATIGWNELAGSKPDGYTIGVTTTGIILQPLYGPTRYHYPTALEPLAEVGTLPIVLAVRSDQPWESIDDVVKYAQEHPGEIKYAHPGLGAPTHIVAEMFAKAAGIDIKQVPFVTATDAVGAFLGGHVQLLFMSTPELKEQIRSGRVRVLAVAAEQRLTDDPELQKVPTFKEQGLDVVFNLWHGIGAPKMMPKDVQDRLAEGLRNIVNEPEFKENMSKIGLTVKYLGPQECSERWMADNARLTKFVKESGIAERIAAQKN, via the coding sequence ATGAAGGACACGCCGGTAATCACTGAAAAAAAATATCCTGACGGACCGATTACGATAATCGTCCCCACCGGTCCCGGCGGGAGCCCGGATCTGATGGCGCGGGCCATGGAAAAGGCGGCGATGAAGTACCTGGGCTATCCGCTGGTGGTCAAAAATATACCCGGCGGGGCGGCCACCATTGGCTGGAACGAACTTGCCGGGTCCAAGCCGGACGGCTATACCATCGGTGTTACAACAACCGGCATAATTTTGCAGCCGCTTTATGGCCCGACAAGATATCATTATCCTACAGCTTTAGAGCCCCTTGCCGAGGTGGGAACATTGCCCATTGTGCTGGCGGTTCGCTCAGATCAGCCTTGGGAAAGTATTGATGATGTGGTGAAGTATGCTCAAGAACATCCTGGTGAAATAAAATATGCGCATCCTGGATTGGGGGCGCCGACCCATATTGTGGCGGAAATGTTTGCCAAAGCGGCCGGCATTGATATAAAGCAGGTGCCCTTTGTTACAGCGACGGACGCAGTTGGCGCCTTTCTCGGCGGGCACGTTCAATTATTATTTATGAGTACGCCTGAATTGAAGGAACAAATAAGAAGCGGCAGGGTGAGAGTGCTGGCAGTGGCAGCGGAACAGCGGCTAACCGATGATCCCGAGTTGCAAAAGGTGCCAACCTTCAAGGAGCAAGGGCTGGACGTTGTCTTTAATCTTTGGCACGGAATCGGCGCGCCGAAAATGATGCCGAAAGATGTGCAGGACAGACTGGCCGAAGGACTTAGGAACATTGTGAATGAACCAGAATTTAAGGAGAATATGAGCAAAATAGGCCTGACGGTTAAATATCTGGGGCCGCAAGAGTGTAGCGAAAGATGGATGGCCGACAATGCGCGGCTTACGAAGTTTGTAAAGGAATCCGGGATTGCCGAGCGGATAGCGGCGCAGAAAAACTGA
- a CDS encoding Bug family tripartite tricarboxylate transporter substrate binding protein yields the protein MEDKAINVPEEYPGKPITVIVPVTAGGSPDLAVRIMAKAAAKYLGQPLFVTNVPGGGATTGWNELAGSKPDGYTLGAIATGIILQTLYGPVKYHYPTALAPLAHIGSLPVVAAVLADQPWQNIDDLVKFAQEHPGALKFGHMGLGSPVHAVGEMFAKQAGIDIVQVPFDGGVEVVTSLAEGHTQLAFIDYSQVKDYVKNSKVRVLALAAEQRLTVPLFKDVPTFKEQGLDIVMDLWLGVGAPKGLPEVVKDKLAAGLEAIIHDADVVKNMADWGIMLEYLGPQEFTAKWLADNARLAKAVKETGIAERIVMQKNAAAGILVGGDR from the coding sequence ATGGAAGATAAGGCAATAAATGTTCCTGAGGAATACCCTGGCAAACCGATTACGGTAATTGTTCCCGTTACTGCCGGCGGCAGTCCGGATCTGGCGGTACGGATAATGGCAAAGGCGGCAGCCAAATACCTGGGTCAGCCGCTGTTTGTTACCAATGTACCCGGCGGCGGGGCCACCACCGGCTGGAATGAGCTTGCCGGGTCCAAGCCGGACGGCTATACCCTTGGCGCCATAGCTACCGGCATAATTTTGCAAACCCTTTACGGTCCGGTAAAATATCATTATCCAACAGCGCTGGCGCCCCTTGCCCATATAGGATCTCTGCCGGTAGTGGCCGCAGTGCTGGCGGACCAGCCTTGGCAAAATATAGATGACTTGGTTAAGTTTGCGCAAGAGCACCCCGGTGCATTAAAATTCGGTCACATGGGCTTAGGTTCGCCGGTGCATGCTGTGGGCGAGATGTTTGCCAAGCAGGCCGGCATTGATATTGTCCAGGTACCGTTTGACGGGGGGGTTGAAGTGGTTACATCGCTTGCAGAAGGGCATACCCAACTTGCATTTATAGATTATTCGCAAGTAAAAGACTATGTAAAAAACAGTAAGGTAAGAGTGTTGGCGCTTGCGGCGGAACAACGTCTGACTGTTCCCCTATTTAAGGATGTGCCAACCTTTAAAGAGCAAGGGCTGGACATTGTAATGGACCTGTGGCTGGGAGTCGGAGCGCCCAAGGGATTGCCGGAAGTTGTAAAAGACAAACTGGCTGCCGGACTGGAGGCAATTATCCATGATGCCGATGTTGTGAAAAATATGGCTGATTGGGGGATAATGCTGGAATACCTGGGACCGCAGGAGTTCACCGCAAAATGGCTGGCTGATAATGCCCGGCTTGCAAAAGCCGTCAAAGAGACCGGTATTGCCGAACGCATAGTGATGCAAAAAAATGCAGCCGCAGGGATTCTGGTTGGTGGGGACAGGTAA
- a CDS encoding tripartite tricarboxylate transporter substrate binding protein produces the protein MIGGCNFIKSVPVATEKKYPDGPITVIVPTPAGGSVDIMARAMEKVAIKHLGQPIIVKNLPGAGATLGWNELAGSKPDGYTIGVVTTGIILQPLCSPTRYHYPTALEPLGQVVSLPIVAVVRADQPWQSIDDLNRYAKEHPGEIKFGHVGLGAVRHIVGEMFAKEAGINIGQVPFSGEVEELAALLGGHVQIIFVNTSIIKDHVKSGKVRVLAVASEQRLNDPVFKDVPTFKERGMDVVLSLWHGIAAPKMMPKEIQAKLVEGLRQVINDPEYKQNMENLGMPVDYLGPQEFSERWIADTVRLTKVVKESGLAERIAAQKN, from the coding sequence ATGATTGGTGGCTGTAACTTCATAAAAAGTGTGCCGGTAGCAACTGAAAAAAAATATCCTGACGGACCGATTACCGTAATTGTTCCTACTCCAGCCGGTGGCAGTGTAGATATCATGGCGCGGGCGATGGAGAAGGTAGCGATAAAACATTTGGGGCAGCCGATTATTGTTAAAAATTTACCCGGCGCAGGTGCTACGCTCGGTTGGAATGAACTTGCCGGATCTAAGCCGGATGGTTATACCATTGGTGTTGTAACTACAGGTATAATATTACAACCGCTTTGCAGTCCGACGCGGTACCATTATCCGACAGCGTTGGAACCGCTTGGTCAGGTGGTATCTTTACCGATAGTAGCAGTAGTCCGAGCCGATCAGCCTTGGCAAAGTATTGATGACTTAAATCGGTACGCTAAAGAACATCCGGGTGAAATAAAATTCGGTCATGTAGGTTTGGGTGCGGTGCGGCATATTGTAGGTGAGATGTTTGCCAAGGAGGCTGGCATCAATATCGGACAGGTTCCCTTTTCCGGAGAAGTAGAAGAACTTGCCGCCCTGCTGGGGGGACATGTACAAATTATATTTGTGAATACATCTATAATAAAAGACCATGTTAAAAGTGGTAAGGTAAGAGTATTAGCAGTTGCATCGGAACAACGGCTGAATGATCCTGTGTTCAAGGATGTGCCGACATTTAAGGAGCGAGGAATGGATGTGGTATTGAGTCTTTGGCATGGAATCGCCGCTCCCAAAATGATGCCGAAAGAAATACAAGCCAAGTTGGTAGAAGGACTCAGACAAGTGATAAATGATCCGGAATACAAGCAAAACATGGAGAATTTGGGAATGCCGGTTGACTATCTGGGGCCGCAAGAGTTTAGTGAAAGATGGATAGCCGATACTGTGCGGCTTACGAAAGTGGTAAAGGAATCCGGGCTTGCCGAACGGATAGCGGCGCAAAAAAACTGA
- a CDS encoding tripartite tricarboxylate transporter substrate binding protein, protein MKDKPIITEKKYPDRPITIIVPITAGSSPDIMARAMERTAIKHLGQPLIVKNLPGGAATLGWNELAGSKPDGYTIGVVVTGIILQPLYGPTRYHYPTALEPLAQIVSLPIVAVVRADQPWQSIDDLSRYAKEHPGEIKFGHVGLGSPRHIVGEMFAWEAGITITQVPFAGEPEELTALLEGQVQLIFVHTAVIKEYVKNGKVRVLAVATEQRLTDPVLKDVPTFKEQGLNVVFSLWHGIAAPKGLPEYKKARLLEELREIVTDPEFKQNMESFGMPVDYLGPHEFRRKWLIDNAELADNERLTKIIKKARIPELIEEQKNNNPKEFF, encoded by the coding sequence ATGAAAGATAAGCCGATAATCACTGAAAAAAAATATCCTGACAGACCGATTACAATAATTGTTCCCATTACTGCCGGTAGCAGCCCGGATATCATGGCTCGGGCGATGGAACGGACAGCGATAAAACATTTGGGGCAGCCGCTTATTGTTAAGAATTTACCTGGTGGGGCGGCTACGCTCGGCTGGAATGAACTTGCCGGATCTAAGCCGGATGGTTATACCATTGGCGTTGTAGTTACTGGTATTATATTGCAACCACTTTATGGCCCGACTCGATACCACTATCCGACAGCATTGGAGCCGCTTGCCCAAATTGTATCTTTACCGATAGTAGCAGTAGTCCGCGCCGACCAGCCTTGGCAAAGTATAGACGACCTAAGCCGGTACGCTAAAGAGCATCCGGGTGAAATAAAATTCGGTCACGTAGGGTTGGGTTCGCCGCGGCATATTGTCGGCGAGATGTTTGCATGGGAGGCCGGTATTACTATTACCCAGGTTCCCTTTGCCGGAGAACCGGAAGAACTTACGGCTCTTTTAGAGGGGCAGGTTCAACTCATATTTGTCCATACCGCCGTAATAAAAGAGTATGTCAAAAATGGTAAAGTAAGAGTGTTGGCAGTTGCGACAGAACAACGGCTGACTGATCCTGTGCTTAAGGATGTGCCAACATTTAAAGAGCAAGGGTTGAATGTGGTGTTTAGTCTTTGGCATGGAATTGCAGCACCCAAGGGCCTGCCCGAGTATAAAAAAGCCAGGCTGCTGGAAGAACTCAGAGAAATTGTAACCGACCCGGAATTTAAACAAAATATGGAAAGTTTTGGGATGCCTGTTGATTATCTGGGGCCGCACGAGTTTAGACGGAAATGGCTGATTGATAATGCGGAACTGGCCGATAACGAACGGCTCACGAAAATAATAAAAAAAGCAAGGATTCCCGAACTGATAGAGGAGCAAAAAAATAATAATCCAAAAGAATTTTTTTGA
- a CDS encoding DUF6044 family protein produces the protein MPIVEKLHRWRINFPFLLTSSLFILYLLPFLLLRQNAHFPINDNLDWLTGWTTLAHSGKAFSLNGTIDQIMNGVPRSCLPSGLNVITWLYMLFHPFHAYLLNLILVHTAALAGMYLLLKNYIVPADTPWKSSIVWGTALCFAILPFYSVYGWSIAGQPLLAYAFYNAYYNRKMVFNSLIILIYALYSSLPLTGVFILAALTLIAVIDYGKTRQLKINFLIAIVLLAACYTVTEIGLIYNTFIAPGFLSSRVEIDRILLGQSKDLAGVRDLIADNFINGQYHAVSLHQFILAAAVPLGLTAGIIRRDKLSARLAALLIIILAISVFYGFRYWQIFMAFTAKINILNAFQIQRFHWFHPLLWNVVLAVALAIIVKLRYAGKPLLTLLLALQMAYLFGNNIEYNLWLKEKAGIETNVMANAWLYENITYGQFFSDKLFKQVDAYIGRPKQEYRIVSIGLYPAIPQYHGFYTLDGRLNIYPLEYKHQFRQVIAKELNKNPFWQNYFDHWGITCYVFPAELNYLQVRKGYQLKLKNLELDTRALKALGGEYIFSAAEIINYRANNLEFLTKITDEWSPWEIYLYKVL, from the coding sequence ATGCCAATTGTTGAAAAGCTGCATAGATGGCGCATCAATTTTCCCTTCTTACTTACATCTTCGCTATTTATTTTATATCTCCTGCCGTTTCTCCTATTAAGACAAAATGCTCATTTTCCAATAAATGACAACTTGGACTGGCTCACCGGTTGGACCACTCTGGCCCACAGCGGCAAGGCATTTTCCCTCAACGGCACAATAGATCAGATAATGAATGGTGTTCCCCGCAGCTGCCTTCCCAGCGGGCTGAATGTCATCACCTGGCTGTATATGCTGTTTCATCCGTTTCACGCCTATTTGCTGAACCTGATTCTCGTCCACACAGCAGCTTTGGCGGGCATGTACCTGCTGCTAAAAAATTATATCGTACCCGCAGACACTCCTTGGAAAAGTTCTATTGTGTGGGGAACGGCATTATGTTTTGCCATTCTTCCATTCTACTCCGTATATGGCTGGTCCATCGCCGGGCAGCCGCTTCTGGCCTACGCATTTTATAATGCCTATTATAACAGGAAAATGGTGTTTAATTCTCTTATCATCCTAATTTATGCTCTTTATTCATCCCTGCCCCTGACCGGAGTTTTTATCCTTGCCGCTTTGACACTCATCGCCGTGATCGATTACGGGAAAACCCGGCAGCTGAAAATAAATTTTTTAATCGCTATTGTCCTGCTGGCGGCATGCTATACCGTTACCGAAATAGGGCTTATCTACAATACTTTTATCGCGCCGGGATTTTTATCCAGCAGGGTGGAAATTGACCGTATTCTCCTGGGACAAAGCAAGGATTTGGCCGGAGTCCGCGATCTAATCGCCGATAATTTTATCAACGGCCAATATCATGCAGTCAGTCTTCACCAGTTCATCCTGGCAGCAGCCGTGCCGCTTGGCCTAACGGCGGGAATAATTCGCCGCGATAAACTGTCCGCCCGCTTGGCTGCCCTATTGATTATCATTTTGGCAATCTCTGTGTTCTACGGATTTCGCTATTGGCAAATATTTATGGCCTTCACTGCCAAAATCAATATATTAAACGCTTTTCAGATCCAGCGCTTTCACTGGTTTCATCCATTGCTGTGGAATGTTGTTCTCGCCGTAGCCCTGGCAATCATTGTGAAGCTCCGCTATGCAGGGAAACCGCTGCTTACCCTTCTTTTGGCCCTACAGATGGCTTACCTGTTTGGCAACAATATCGAATACAACCTCTGGCTTAAAGAAAAAGCAGGCATTGAGACCAATGTAATGGCCAATGCCTGGCTGTATGAAAATATCACTTACGGACAGTTTTTTTCGGACAAGCTGTTTAAACAAGTTGATGCCTACATCGGCCGTCCGAAACAAGAATACCGGATAGTAAGTATCGGCCTCTACCCGGCCATCCCCCAGTATCACGGTTTTTACACTCTTGACGGTCGCCTTAACATCTATCCGCTGGAATATAAACACCAATTCCGGCAAGTTATTGCCAAAGAACTAAACAAGAACCCCTTCTGGCAAAACTACTTTGACCACTGGGGCATTACCTGTTATGTCTTTCCCGCCGAACTGAACTACCTGCAAGTAAGAAAAGGCTACCAATTAAAATTGAAAAACCTGGAGCTTGATACCCGCGCACTTAAAGCTTTGGGCGGAGAATATATTTTCTCCGCCGCCGAAATTATCAACTACCGCGCCAACAATCTGGAGTTCCTAACCAAAATCACCGACGAGTGGTCTCCCTGGGAAATTTATTTGTACAAAGTTCTGTAG
- a CDS encoding response regulator, with protein MVRAKPTILVIDDQPGIRRLLTEVLQDEGYNVVTAANGYEGVQLARDIKPAVILMDMKMPGMDGIEALREIKRQGQGEKVIMMTAYGELDMVNEAREAGMRDYITKPFDIMQLCEKIGQIVNSPDSRQLMIG; from the coding sequence ATGGTTAGAGCCAAACCCACAATACTTGTGATTGACGACCAGCCCGGAATCCGGCGTTTGCTGACGGAAGTCCTCCAGGACGAAGGATACAATGTAGTTACTGCGGCCAACGGTTATGAAGGAGTTCAGTTAGCACGGGACATTAAGCCTGCTGTCATTTTGATGGATATGAAGATGCCCGGAATGGACGGGATTGAAGCTCTCCGGGAAATAAAACGGCAGGGTCAAGGCGAAAAAGTCATTATGATGACGGCTTACGGTGAATTGGATATGGTGAATGAGGCACGGGAGGCGGGGATGAGAGATTATATAACAAAGCCTTTTGACATCATGCAGTTATGTGAGAAGATTGGCCAGATTGTGAACAGTCCTGATTCCCGGCAATTAATGATTGGTTAA
- the fsa gene encoding fructose-6-phosphate aldolase encodes MKFFLDTANVAEIREMVSLGVVDGVTTNPSLIAKEKKDIKAVIKEIAGIVKGPISAEVISTTFAEMLPEARELAKIAGNVVIKVPITADGLKTASALKAEGIKTNVTLIFSSNQALLAARAGAAYVSPFVGRLDDINQDGIQLIQEIADIFAIQGIETEIIAASIRHTLHVTQSALVGAHIATVPAKVLTAMLNHPLTDAGIKRFLDDWKNANS; translated from the coding sequence ATGAAATTCTTTTTAGATACCGCCAATGTAGCTGAGATTAGGGAAATGGTTTCGCTGGGGGTGGTTGACGGCGTTACCACCAATCCGTCACTTATTGCCAAAGAAAAAAAAGACATCAAGGCTGTTATTAAAGAAATAGCCGGTATTGTTAAGGGACCGATAAGTGCCGAGGTTATAAGTACGACATTTGCCGAAATGTTGCCGGAGGCGCGGGAACTGGCTAAAATCGCCGGTAACGTGGTCATTAAAGTCCCCATAACGGCTGATGGTTTAAAAACGGCCAGCGCTTTAAAGGCCGAAGGGATAAAAACCAATGTAACTCTTATCTTCTCTTCGAATCAGGCTTTACTGGCCGCCAGGGCAGGCGCCGCGTATGTGAGTCCTTTTGTCGGGCGCCTGGATGATATAAACCAGGACGGAATTCAATTAATACAAGAAATCGCCGATATATTTGCCATACAGGGAATAGAAACAGAAATCATTGCGGCCAGTATCCGGCATACTCTTCATGTAACGCAGTCGGCTCTTGTCGGGGCCCATATCGCTACTGTACCGGCCAAAGTTCTTACGGCTATGCTTAATCATCCTTTGACAGACGCGGGAATCAAGCGTTTTCTGGATGACTGGAAGAATGCGAATTCATAA
- the glpX gene encoding class II fructose-bisphosphatase encodes MERELALEFVRVTEAAAVASARWMGLGDKIAADQAAVDGMRSAFDTVSISGLVVIGEGEMDEAPMLFIGEKVGHGGREVDIAVDPLEGTNLVAKGLPGAIAVLAIAPRGCLLHAPDMYMDKIAVGPKAKGKIDINAPVKENLYAVASALERQIEDLTVVILDRPRHAALVKEVRETGARIKLISDGDVSPAVNAAIEGTAVHMLLGIGGAPEGVLAAAAVKCLGGDMQAKLWPESDADLERARALGVRDINKVLTLDDLVRGDEVIFAATAITQGDLLNGVRYFGGGARTHSIVMRGTTGTVRFVDAIHRFDKKPMIIKKA; translated from the coding sequence ATGGAACGCGAGTTAGCGCTGGAATTTGTGCGGGTGACGGAAGCGGCGGCGGTTGCTTCCGCCCGGTGGATGGGGCTGGGAGATAAAATAGCCGCCGATCAGGCCGCCGTTGACGGCATGCGGTCTGCTTTTGACACAGTCAGCATCAGCGGTCTGGTGGTAATCGGCGAAGGGGAGATGGACGAGGCTCCCATGCTGTTTATCGGTGAGAAGGTTGGTCATGGCGGCAGGGAAGTGGACATTGCTGTCGACCCGCTGGAGGGCACTAACCTGGTTGCCAAAGGCTTGCCCGGCGCCATTGCCGTGCTGGCTATCGCGCCGCGAGGGTGCCTGTTGCATGCGCCGGACATGTATATGGATAAAATTGCCGTTGGTCCCAAAGCGAAAGGAAAAATTGACATTAACGCCCCGGTTAAGGAAAACCTGTACGCTGTAGCATCGGCGCTGGAACGCCAGATAGAGGACTTGACAGTCGTTATTCTTGACAGACCCCGTCATGCCGCCCTCGTCAAAGAAGTCCGTGAAACCGGGGCGAGGATTAAGTTGATTAGTGACGGTGACGTTTCCCCGGCTGTTAACGCCGCTATTGAAGGCACGGCTGTACACATGCTGCTGGGAATCGGCGGCGCACCGGAAGGAGTTCTTGCCGCCGCGGCAGTAAAATGCTTGGGTGGAGATATGCAAGCCAAACTGTGGCCGGAGAGCGACGCCGATCTGGAACGGGCCAGGGCGCTGGGTGTCAGGGATATCAACAAAGTGCTTACTCTTGATGATCTGGTCCGGGGGGACGAAGTCATTTTTGCCGCCACGGCCATAACCCAAGGCGATTTGCTGAATGGTGTCCGGTATTTCGGCGGCGGGGCGAGAACCCATTCCATTGTAATGCGCGGTACGACAGGCACGGTAAGGTTTGTGGACGCTATACACCGGTTTGACAAAAAACCGATGATTATTAAAAAGGCTTAA
- a CDS encoding peptidoglycan DD-metalloendopeptidase family protein, with protein MILITELICETSEVIFLKLPKLNAKQWACVGGVVLMAGAGAWGIAPLRQNWLESGTVKQLEPESKAAPPVPVPEPATAQPAGSQATTTTKHVVAEGETLSAIAARYNIDLDTLLSANPGVNELIHAGDELVILPQKGIVYEVDSGDSLWWIANTYGVDVETIIKANNKKDDLINIGEKLFIPGARYARAATTASRAGVSRFVWPTNGELSSPFGWRWGRLHEGVDIANDVGTHVMAARSGRVVWTGWRGGYGYTVMIDHGSGFMTLYGHLDDFFVQRGQFVRTGQRIASMGNTGNSTGPHLHFEVIQDGQAIDPMAVLP; from the coding sequence ATGATATTAATAACAGAATTAATCTGCGAGACAAGCGAGGTGATATTTTTGAAACTGCCGAAGCTAAATGCCAAACAGTGGGCGTGTGTTGGCGGCGTAGTGCTAATGGCCGGAGCGGGGGCTTGGGGAATCGCACCTCTCCGGCAAAACTGGCTGGAATCGGGAACGGTAAAACAGCTGGAACCGGAAAGCAAGGCGGCGCCGCCCGTACCTGTCCCAGAGCCGGCAACTGCTCAGCCGGCAGGGTCTCAGGCTACAACTACGACCAAACATGTAGTGGCGGAAGGAGAAACGCTATCGGCCATAGCTGCCAGGTATAATATTGATCTTGACACATTGTTATCCGCCAACCCGGGTGTGAATGAGCTCATTCATGCCGGCGACGAATTGGTGATTTTGCCGCAAAAGGGAATCGTGTATGAGGTTGATTCCGGCGACTCGCTATGGTGGATAGCCAATACTTATGGCGTAGATGTGGAAACAATCATTAAAGCTAACAATAAAAAGGACGACTTAATTAATATAGGAGAAAAATTATTTATTCCCGGCGCGCGCTATGCGCGGGCGGCCACTACCGCTTCCCGGGCCGGTGTCAGCCGGTTTGTATGGCCGACAAACGGTGAGCTTTCATCCCCTTTTGGTTGGCGATGGGGCCGCCTGCATGAAGGCGTCGACATTGCCAATGATGTAGGTACGCACGTTATGGCGGCCAGGTCCGGCCGGGTAGTATGGACCGGCTGGCGTGGCGGCTATGGCTATACCGTGATGATAGACCATGGGAGCGGGTTTATGACATTATACGGTCACCTTGATGATTTTTTTGTCCAGCGGGGGCAGTTTGTTCGTACCGGCCAGCGTATCGCTTCCATGGGAAATACAGGCAATTCAACAGGACCCCACCTTCATTTTGAAGTAATTCAAGACGGGCAGGCAATTGATCCGATGGCGGTCTTGCCTTAA
- a CDS encoding bifunctional metallophosphatase/5'-nucleotidase: MYKSMRIFRTITAAIMTVFILGSFTISRAATQPDLPPQSLLKISVLATSDIHGHIIDWNYLIPKTDDVGLAKIYTLVKRERQANPYTILVDAGDMLQGTPLTTYYAKSTNWKVHPMVQMYNFMGYDALTLGNHEFNYGTQYLAKAIAGANFPVLSANTYDIKTGKIWPAVKPYTIKQVEANVDNKKVKIKIAIIGVTTKAIPNWENEQNYAGLEFRDQVETVKAIVEKIKDKVDAIVVVSHSGVEIEGQESIPGENQVAAIAQACPEISLIVSGHKHQVLDNNTVIKDANKQVLYGHSAINGVAIVSPGRWGNYLAKADLTFTKFGNRYWFTNATTSNIPTVGVAPDRELSNIAWPYHDATLQYLNSTIGKAAETFNSDKATVQDTAMIDLVNDVQRYYTKADLSAAAMFNPKAVIKAGPVKLQDISSLYLYENFLYAVKINGAQLKQYLEHAARYYKQFKPGDIAVGTNGQDGSISDYNYDMIQGVKYTIDISQPIGSRIKNLTYKDTPVKENDVFSLALNDYRFNGGGGYMAAMGFDKGHMPEVTFDSQKAFGDEGQVRELLIRYVKEKGTINPVVDNNWSIDTGTQRKN, translated from the coding sequence TTGTACAAATCGATGCGGATTTTCCGTACTATTACCGCAGCCATAATGACGGTATTTATTTTGGGCTCATTCACCATATCCCGGGCAGCAACGCAACCCGACCTGCCACCGCAGTCTTTGCTCAAAATCTCCGTACTGGCGACATCGGACATCCACGGTCATATCATTGACTGGAATTACCTGATACCGAAAACAGATGACGTGGGGCTTGCCAAAATCTACACGCTGGTAAAAAGAGAGCGTCAAGCCAATCCTTACACCATCCTGGTTGACGCCGGCGACATGCTGCAAGGCACCCCGTTAACTACATATTACGCCAAATCAACAAACTGGAAAGTTCACCCTATGGTTCAAATGTATAACTTCATGGGCTACGATGCTCTAACATTGGGCAATCACGAGTTTAACTACGGCACTCAATACCTGGCCAAGGCAATCGCCGGCGCTAATTTTCCCGTACTATCCGCCAATACCTATGATATCAAAACAGGAAAAATATGGCCGGCGGTAAAGCCCTACACGATTAAACAAGTAGAAGCCAATGTTGATAATAAGAAGGTAAAAATTAAAATCGCCATTATCGGCGTAACCACCAAAGCCATCCCCAATTGGGAAAACGAACAAAACTATGCGGGACTGGAGTTCAGGGATCAAGTAGAAACAGTAAAAGCTATCGTGGAAAAAATCAAGGATAAAGTTGATGCCATCGTAGTCGTCAGCCATTCCGGAGTGGAGATTGAAGGCCAGGAGTCCATCCCCGGCGAAAACCAGGTAGCCGCCATTGCCCAAGCTTGCCCTGAAATCAGCTTGATTGTCAGCGGCCACAAGCATCAGGTCCTGGATAACAACACGGTGATAAAAGACGCCAATAAGCAAGTGCTCTACGGCCATAGTGCCATTAACGGCGTAGCCATAGTCTCTCCGGGCAGATGGGGTAACTATCTGGCCAAAGCCGATCTCACTTTTACTAAATTTGGCAACCGGTATTGGTTTACCAATGCAACCACAAGCAACATACCAACTGTTGGCGTTGCTCCTGATAGGGAATTAAGTAATATAGCCTGGCCGTACCATGATGCCACACTCCAGTATCTTAACTCCACCATCGGCAAAGCTGCCGAGACTTTTAACTCTGATAAGGCGACTGTGCAAGATACGGCTATGATTGATCTGGTCAATGATGTACAGCGTTACTATACCAAAGCCGACCTTTCGGCTGCCGCCATGTTTAACCCCAAGGCCGTAATCAAGGCTGGCCCTGTTAAATTACAGGACATTTCCTCTTTGTACCTTTATGAAAACTTTTTATACGCCGTCAAAATTAACGGTGCCCAACTCAAACAATATCTTGAACATGCCGCCAGATATTACAAGCAATTTAAACCAGGCGATATTGCCGTTGGCACCAATGGTCAGGACGGCTCTATATCCGATTACAACTATGACATGATTCAAGGGGTTAAGTATACTATTGACATCTCTCAGCCAATCGGCAGCAGAATCAAAAATCTTACTTACAAAGACACGCCGGTAAAAGAGAATGACGTATTTTCCCTCGCCCTCAATGACTACCGGTTCAACGGAGGCGGCGGCTATATGGCTGCTATGGGTTTTGACAAAGGCCATATGCCGGAAGTCACCTTCGATTCTCAGAAAGCGTTTGGCGATGAAGGGCAAGTACGCGAACTACTCATTCGCTATGTGAAGGAAAAAGGAACAATAAATCCGGTTGTCGACAACAACTGGTCAATTGACACAGGCACTCAACGCAAGAATTAA
- a CDS encoding anti-sigma-F factor Fin, which produces MKIFYTCEYCGEPIDTIEVDEADEVKFGFDCLTDRERQDIIKTDASGNAMYVHSLCGKCITAIGLTEE; this is translated from the coding sequence ATGAAAATTTTCTATACATGCGAATATTGCGGCGAACCGATTGATACAATAGAAGTGGATGAAGCCGACGAAGTCAAGTTTGGCTTTGATTGCTTGACTGACCGGGAGCGCCAAGATATAATTAAAACTGACGCCAGCGGCAATGCCATGTATGTGCATTCACTCTGCGGCAAATGTATTACCGCTATTGGACTTACCGAGGAATAG